In the genome of Pseudoglutamicibacter cumminsii, one region contains:
- a CDS encoding vitamin K epoxide reductase family protein encodes MNSLATTGQQGSDEAFTEDVPGRVQDLPWWARTRGFGWVLLVCGVGSFYGAVELTLERIQLYINPDHIAACDVGGAFSCSTVMKSAQASVFGPPNPFIGLVGFTILIVVGVVLTTETRLPRWFMNMNLLGTAAATGFLVWLYTQAVYEIGSLCLYCMVCWFFMGLLLPVHLARNILTNDLPAPRWLRGWAQHGAWLTSFILLVACAASILVVFSNQFFG; translated from the coding sequence ATGAACTCGCTAGCTACAACAGGTCAACAAGGATCAGATGAGGCTTTCACTGAAGATGTTCCCGGGCGTGTCCAGGACCTTCCGTGGTGGGCTCGCACGCGCGGATTCGGGTGGGTTCTTCTTGTTTGCGGCGTGGGATCCTTCTACGGTGCCGTTGAGCTAACGCTTGAACGGATCCAGCTCTACATCAACCCTGATCACATCGCTGCGTGCGATGTCGGTGGCGCGTTCTCGTGTAGCACTGTCATGAAGTCGGCGCAGGCTTCTGTGTTCGGGCCTCCGAACCCTTTCATTGGCTTGGTTGGTTTCACTATTTTGATTGTTGTCGGTGTCGTGTTGACCACCGAAACACGGCTTCCGCGCTGGTTCATGAACATGAACTTGCTCGGCACTGCCGCCGCGACCGGTTTTCTCGTGTGGCTCTACACGCAGGCCGTCTACGAGATCGGTTCGCTGTGCCTTTACTGCATGGTGTGCTGGTTCTTCATGGGGTTGCTGTTACCAGTTCACCTGGCCCGGAACATCCTCACGAACGATCTGCCGGCTCCGCGATGGCTTCGCGGATGGGCCCAGCACGGTGCGTGGCTGACGTCTTTCATCCTTCTGGTTGCGTGTGCTGCTTCGATCCTGGTGGTTTTCTCGAATCAGTTCTTCGGCTAG
- a CDS encoding DsbA family protein — protein MAEKTTVDFYLDPSCPFAWVTSRWIKEVAQVRDIDVRWKFISLGVVNEGRDLPTDYRKIIDMSWGAMRVMAAAEQRAGAEVLDDLYTEIGERYHDQGRVDTLENRHEAVKEAIEELGLDADLMDAWDDEAFDARLRESTKEAQDLVGDDVGTPIVALNGVGFFGPVITRVPKGEEAGKIFDAAVTLGNYPHFFELKRSRTESPSTAE, from the coding sequence ATGGCTGAGAAAACGACAGTTGATTTCTATCTCGACCCGTCATGCCCGTTCGCATGGGTCACGTCCCGCTGGATCAAGGAAGTAGCCCAGGTTCGCGACATCGACGTCCGCTGGAAGTTCATCAGCCTCGGTGTTGTGAACGAAGGACGCGACCTGCCTACGGATTACCGCAAGATCATCGACATGTCGTGGGGCGCCATGCGCGTCATGGCAGCGGCCGAACAGCGTGCAGGTGCGGAAGTCCTCGATGACTTGTACACCGAAATCGGTGAACGCTACCACGACCAAGGCCGCGTAGACACGCTCGAGAACCGTCATGAAGCGGTCAAGGAAGCTATCGAAGAACTCGGCCTTGACGCTGATCTCATGGACGCATGGGACGACGAGGCTTTCGACGCTCGCCTCCGTGAATCCACGAAGGAAGCTCAGGACCTCGTAGGCGACGACGTAGGCACCCCGATCGTGGCCCTCAACGGCGTTGGCTTCTTCGGCCCTGTCATCACACGGGTTCCGAAGGGTGAAGAGGCCGGGAAGATCTTCGACGCGGCAGTTACTTTGGGCAACTACCCGCACTTCTTCGAGCTCAAGCGCAGCCGCACCGAATCGCCTAGCACTGCAGAGTAA
- the valS gene encoding valine--tRNA ligase, protein MSENRQGTDTPTEINVPDRPGLEGLEEKLNQRWAEEGTYRYNEDTTRADVYSIDTPPPTASGSLHVGHVFSYTQTDVLARYQRMNGKNVFYPMGWDDNGLPTERRVQNYYGVRCDPAVPYDPDYQPPAQPAKNQRDWDAISRHNFIDLCLKLSEEDEKVFEALFTRLGLSVDWNITYRTIDDHSRATSQRAFLRDLAAGNAYMAEAPTMWDVTFRTAVAQAELEDREVDGAQHRFNFTAADGRGIEIMTTRPELLPACVALVAHPDDERYQDLFGTTVTSPLFGVEVEVHPHPLAKPDKGTGIAMICTFGDATDVTWWRELNLPTRSIVGRDGRLMRETPEWITSEAGRAAYEQMAGKTIFSAKESVVNQLREAELLLAEPTKIKHAVNFFEKGERPLEIVTSRQWYIRNGGRDAERRDELIERGRELEWHPGHMRSRYENWVEGLNGDWLVSRQRFFGVPFPVWYPITQDGEPDYDNPIIPDEAQLPVDPLEDVPAGYSADQRDQPGGFMGDPDVLDTWATSSLTPQIVGNWGVDEKRFRNVFPFDLRPQGHDIIRTWLFSTVVRANALEGVAPWKNAALSGWILDPDRKKMSKSKGNVVVPTEILDQFGSDAVRYWAASARLGADTAYEVGQMKIGRRLAIKLLNASKFALNLGADESQVLRGSAEVVTNPLDRSLLARLADVIEKATAAFESYEYARALDLTESFFWDFTDDYVELIKDRAYGGRSEVETASVRATLATTLDALLRLLAPFQPFATEEVWSWWRAGSVHRAAWPKAEDIRAGLADADVDILPAVGEALIGLRKAKSDAKVKQRTRVLSGTITAPEVTIERVRAALEDLSAATAADSLELVVDGTELVVSGVELEQAEEA, encoded by the coding sequence ATGTCTGAGAATCGTCAGGGCACAGACACGCCCACCGAAATTAATGTTCCCGACCGCCCCGGCCTCGAAGGCCTCGAAGAGAAACTCAATCAACGCTGGGCCGAAGAAGGCACCTACCGCTACAACGAAGACACGACCCGCGCCGACGTCTACTCGATCGACACGCCGCCTCCAACCGCGTCTGGTTCGCTCCACGTAGGCCACGTTTTCTCCTACACACAGACCGACGTGCTGGCCCGCTACCAGCGCATGAACGGCAAGAACGTCTTCTACCCGATGGGTTGGGACGACAACGGACTGCCAACCGAACGCCGCGTACAGAACTACTACGGCGTCCGCTGCGATCCCGCAGTACCCTACGATCCTGACTACCAACCGCCAGCCCAGCCGGCTAAGAACCAGCGCGACTGGGATGCGATCTCCCGCCACAACTTCATCGACCTGTGCCTCAAGCTTTCCGAGGAAGACGAGAAAGTCTTTGAAGCACTCTTCACCCGCCTGGGCCTGTCGGTTGACTGGAACATCACCTACCGCACGATCGACGACCACTCCCGCGCGACCAGCCAGCGTGCGTTCCTGCGCGATCTTGCCGCCGGTAACGCATACATGGCCGAAGCCCCAACGATGTGGGACGTCACATTCCGCACTGCTGTAGCCCAGGCCGAGCTTGAAGACCGTGAGGTCGATGGCGCACAGCACCGCTTCAACTTCACAGCAGCGGATGGCCGCGGCATCGAAATCATGACGACGCGCCCCGAGCTTTTGCCGGCGTGTGTCGCTTTGGTCGCGCATCCGGACGACGAGCGTTACCAGGACCTGTTCGGGACCACCGTGACCTCGCCGCTGTTCGGCGTTGAGGTTGAGGTGCACCCTCATCCCCTGGCTAAGCCGGACAAGGGTACGGGCATCGCGATGATCTGTACGTTCGGTGACGCAACCGACGTGACTTGGTGGCGCGAGCTCAACCTCCCGACCCGCTCGATTGTGGGCCGCGACGGCCGTCTGATGCGCGAAACCCCGGAGTGGATCACGTCCGAGGCTGGCCGCGCCGCATACGAGCAGATGGCCGGTAAGACCATCTTCTCGGCTAAAGAATCCGTGGTGAACCAGTTGCGCGAAGCCGAGCTGTTGCTCGCGGAGCCAACTAAGATCAAGCACGCCGTCAACTTCTTCGAGAAGGGCGAACGCCCGCTCGAAATTGTGACCTCCCGCCAGTGGTACATCCGCAACGGTGGCCGTGACGCCGAACGTCGCGACGAGCTCATCGAGCGTGGCCGCGAACTCGAATGGCACCCGGGCCACATGCGTTCCCGCTACGAGAACTGGGTTGAGGGCCTCAACGGCGACTGGCTCGTTTCCCGTCAGCGTTTCTTCGGCGTTCCGTTCCCTGTCTGGTACCCGATCACTCAGGACGGCGAACCGGACTACGACAACCCGATCATCCCTGACGAGGCGCAGCTTCCAGTTGATCCGCTCGAGGATGTCCCTGCAGGCTACAGTGCGGATCAGCGCGATCAGCCGGGCGGCTTCATGGGTGACCCTGACGTGCTCGACACGTGGGCGACGTCCTCGCTGACCCCGCAGATCGTTGGCAACTGGGGCGTTGACGAAAAGCGTTTCCGCAACGTCTTCCCGTTCGATCTGCGTCCGCAGGGCCACGACATCATCCGTACCTGGCTGTTCTCCACCGTGGTGCGTGCGAACGCTCTTGAGGGCGTTGCACCGTGGAAGAACGCCGCGCTGTCAGGTTGGATCCTGGACCCTGACCGTAAGAAGATGTCCAAGTCCAAGGGCAACGTGGTCGTTCCAACCGAGATTCTGGACCAGTTCGGTTCCGATGCGGTGCGTTACTGGGCGGCATCTGCTCGCCTCGGCGCGGACACCGCATATGAGGTCGGCCAGATGAAGATCGGCCGTCGCCTTGCTATCAAGCTGCTGAACGCATCGAAGTTCGCTTTGAACCTTGGCGCTGATGAGTCGCAGGTCCTGCGCGGCTCTGCTGAGGTTGTCACGAACCCGTTGGACCGTTCCCTGTTGGCCCGCCTCGCGGATGTGATCGAGAAGGCGACCGCCGCGTTCGAGTCCTACGAGTATGCTCGTGCGCTCGACCTCACCGAGTCGTTCTTCTGGGACTTCACCGACGACTATGTTGAGCTCATCAAGGACCGTGCATACGGCGGCCGTTCGGAAGTCGAAACCGCTTCCGTCCGCGCTACGTTGGCCACGACCCTCGACGCTCTGCTTCGTTTGCTCGCGCCATTCCAGCCGTTCGCTACCGAAGAGGTGTGGTCGTGGTGGCGTGCTGGTTCTGTTCACCGTGCGGCATGGCCGAAGGCTGAGGACATCCGCGCAGGTCTTGCGGATGCTGATGTTGACATCCTGCCGGCTGTCGGTGAGGCGCTCATTGGCTTGCGTAAGGCGAAGTCCGATGCGAAGGTCAAGCAACGCACGCGTGTCCTCTCCGGTACGATCACGGCTCCGGAAGTCACTATCGAGCGCGTCCGTGCGGCTCTTGAGGATTTGTCCGCCGCAACTGCTGCAGATTCGCTTGAGCTTGTCGTTGACGGAACCGAGCTGGTTGTCTCTGGTGTCGAACTCGAGCAGGCTGAGGAAGCGTGA
- a CDS encoding DUF4233 domain-containing protein: MAQKRYTKKQLAWRPGQKKQQRSIAVMFGSSTLTLEALVVIFAGLALFGKHGLLEGGGLPYLLTCVVIGVVMVLTCAFLRQPWGVALGWGLQVVMIALGILEPMMYVVGAIFACIWAYGIIKGKQMDRENVLRAQEQAEWEAENG; encoded by the coding sequence GTGGCGCAGAAACGCTATACGAAAAAGCAGCTGGCCTGGCGACCAGGTCAGAAGAAACAACAGCGTTCGATCGCCGTGATGTTTGGTTCCTCGACGCTCACACTTGAAGCGCTCGTCGTTATTTTCGCAGGCCTCGCGTTGTTCGGTAAGCATGGGCTGCTCGAAGGCGGCGGCCTGCCGTACTTGCTGACGTGCGTCGTCATCGGCGTTGTGATGGTTTTGACCTGTGCCTTCTTGCGGCAGCCATGGGGCGTCGCTTTGGGGTGGGGTCTCCAGGTTGTCATGATTGCGCTGGGGATCCTCGAGCCGATGATGTACGTGGTCGGCGCGATTTTCGCGTGCATCTGGGCTTACGGAATCATCAAGGGCAAGCAGATGGACCGTGAGAACGTCCTCCGCGCCCAGGAACAAGCTGAATGGGAAGCCGAGAACGGCTGA
- the ileS gene encoding isoleucine--tRNA ligase gives MSNPGETHYPRVTTDPSGETPSSPHFPSIEERILEFWEKDGTFQASIDQRAGGDNEFVFYDGPPFANGLPHYGHLLTGYVKDLVARYQTQRGRRVERRFGWDTHGLPAELEAMKQLGMTDKNEILEMGIDKFNAACRESVLKYTKEWQTYVTRQARWVDFENDYKTLNPSFMESVLWAFKTLHDKGLTYEGFRVLPYCWRDETPLSNHELRMDEDVYKDRQDPTVTVTFPITAAGDNPLADELTGVAVLAWTTTPWTLPTNLSLVVGPEIEYAVLPAGPEQPKTNTVEAGARYLLAKDLIAAHAKDLGYADADAAHDAVVATYAGEQLAGLHYEPLWSVLADNEKFDTANAYRILVDDYVTTTDGTGVVHQAPAYGEDDQRVCEANGIPVILSVDEGGRFLPFFKGTDLDEIAGVQVFDANPAIIANLKSRGRLMRQATYNHSYPHCWRCRTPLIYRAITSWYVKVTDFKQDMLDLNQQINWIPSNVKDGQFGKWLENARDWSISRNRFWGSPIPVWKCDCGECDHIEVFGSLAEIEERFGRLPRNHEGEVDLHRPFIDELTVECGAECCGDGCNGVMRHVEDVLDVWFDSGSMPYAQVHYPFSNEEWFDTHNPADFIVEYIGQTRGWFYTMHILATALFGRPAFTNVISHGIVLGSDGQKMSKSLRNYPDVNEVLDRDGSDAMRWFLMSSPILRGGNLIVTEEGIREGVRQVLLPLWSTWYFFTLYANSSFGGKGYDAQERYDAKDPLDRFLLAATGDLVRDVRESMDNYEVAGATEALRRFTDLLTNWYVRRSRHRFFDEDTEAMDVLYTVLETVCRVAAPLLPLATEEMWRGLTGGRSVHLTDYPDADKFPQDPQLVELMNLTRSITSQGSSLRKAHQLRVRLPLAAMDVVVDGADALKGTFADIIADELNLKEVRLADAAEVDDASYGIMRTLVVNARAAGPRLGKQVQQAIKASKTGDWSVAEDGTVTVGGLALEEGEYTLSTVVDECSAGARAAAVLPSGGFVVLDTEVTPELEAEGVARDVIRVIQAARRDSGLSVGQRAKVVVRAEQSVVDAVEAHRELVAGETLAVELVTEAAADADAPSATVEAADAAGQEG, from the coding sequence ATGAGCAATCCCGGTGAAACCCACTATCCTCGCGTAACTACTGATCCGTCGGGTGAGACCCCGTCGTCCCCGCATTTCCCTTCGATCGAGGAACGGATCCTCGAGTTCTGGGAAAAGGACGGCACGTTCCAAGCGTCGATTGATCAGCGCGCCGGCGGCGACAACGAGTTTGTTTTCTACGATGGCCCTCCGTTCGCTAACGGCCTGCCACACTACGGCCACCTTCTGACCGGCTACGTCAAGGACCTCGTGGCCCGCTATCAGACGCAGCGTGGCCGCCGCGTCGAGCGCCGCTTCGGCTGGGATACGCACGGCCTGCCGGCTGAGCTTGAGGCGATGAAGCAGCTCGGTATGACGGACAAGAACGAGATCCTCGAGATGGGGATCGACAAATTCAACGCGGCCTGCCGTGAGTCGGTGCTCAAGTACACCAAAGAGTGGCAGACGTATGTGACGCGTCAGGCGCGATGGGTCGACTTCGAGAACGACTACAAGACCCTGAACCCGTCCTTCATGGAGTCGGTTTTGTGGGCGTTCAAGACGCTGCACGATAAGGGCCTCACATACGAGGGCTTCCGAGTTCTCCCGTACTGCTGGCGTGATGAGACGCCGCTGTCCAACCATGAGCTACGCATGGATGAGGACGTTTACAAGGACCGCCAGGACCCAACGGTCACGGTCACGTTCCCGATCACCGCTGCCGGCGATAACCCGCTCGCGGATGAGCTCACGGGCGTCGCTGTGCTCGCGTGGACGACGACCCCGTGGACTCTGCCAACGAACCTTTCGCTCGTCGTGGGCCCGGAGATCGAGTACGCGGTGCTCCCTGCCGGCCCTGAGCAACCAAAGACCAACACGGTCGAGGCAGGCGCTCGTTACCTGCTGGCAAAGGATCTGATCGCGGCTCACGCGAAGGACCTCGGCTATGCGGATGCGGATGCGGCGCACGATGCGGTGGTCGCCACCTACGCGGGCGAGCAGTTGGCTGGCTTGCACTATGAACCGTTGTGGTCGGTTCTGGCGGACAACGAGAAGTTCGATACCGCGAATGCGTACCGCATCTTGGTCGATGACTATGTCACGACCACGGACGGTACCGGTGTTGTTCACCAGGCTCCTGCCTATGGTGAGGATGACCAGCGTGTGTGTGAAGCCAACGGGATCCCCGTGATCTTGTCGGTGGATGAGGGCGGCCGCTTCTTGCCGTTCTTCAAGGGCACCGATCTGGATGAGATCGCTGGCGTTCAGGTTTTCGATGCGAACCCGGCGATCATCGCGAACCTCAAGTCGCGTGGCCGGCTGATGCGTCAGGCGACCTACAACCACTCTTATCCTCACTGCTGGCGTTGCCGCACCCCGTTGATCTACCGAGCTATCACGTCGTGGTACGTCAAGGTCACTGATTTCAAGCAGGACATGCTGGACCTCAACCAGCAGATCAACTGGATCCCGTCCAACGTTAAGGACGGCCAGTTCGGTAAGTGGCTTGAGAACGCGCGTGACTGGTCAATCTCCCGTAACCGTTTCTGGGGTTCGCCGATCCCGGTGTGGAAGTGCGACTGTGGCGAGTGCGACCACATCGAGGTTTTCGGTTCCCTCGCTGAGATCGAGGAACGGTTTGGTCGTTTGCCTCGCAACCACGAGGGCGAGGTCGATCTGCACCGTCCGTTCATCGACGAGCTCACGGTCGAGTGCGGAGCCGAATGCTGCGGCGACGGTTGCAACGGCGTGATGCGCCACGTCGAGGACGTTCTGGATGTGTGGTTCGATTCCGGCTCGATGCCGTATGCACAGGTGCACTACCCGTTCAGCAACGAAGAGTGGTTCGATACGCACAACCCGGCTGACTTCATTGTCGAATACATCGGCCAGACCCGCGGCTGGTTCTACACAATGCACATCCTCGCGACCGCGCTCTTTGGCCGCCCTGCGTTCACAAACGTGATCTCGCACGGCATCGTGCTGGGCTCGGATGGCCAGAAGATGTCGAAGTCGCTACGGAACTATCCGGACGTCAACGAAGTCCTGGACCGCGACGGTTCCGACGCGATGCGTTGGTTCCTGATGTCCTCGCCGATTCTGCGTGGCGGTAACTTGATCGTCACGGAGGAGGGTATCCGCGAGGGTGTCCGCCAGGTTCTGTTGCCCCTGTGGAGCACGTGGTACTTCTTCACTCTGTATGCAAACTCTTCGTTTGGCGGCAAGGGCTATGACGCTCAGGAACGCTACGATGCGAAGGATCCGTTGGATCGTTTCTTGCTTGCCGCTACGGGCGACTTGGTCCGCGATGTTCGTGAGTCGATGGACAATTACGAGGTCGCTGGGGCAACCGAGGCGTTGCGTCGCTTCACTGACTTGCTGACCAATTGGTACGTACGTCGTTCGCGTCATCGTTTCTTCGATGAAGACACTGAGGCGATGGACGTTCTGTACACGGTTTTGGAGACGGTGTGCCGTGTTGCCGCTCCGCTGTTGCCGTTGGCGACGGAGGAGATGTGGCGTGGCCTGACGGGTGGCCGCTCCGTGCACCTTACGGATTACCCGGATGCGGATAAGTTCCCGCAGGATCCTCAGCTGGTTGAGCTGATGAACTTGACCCGTTCGATCACGTCCCAGGGCTCGAGCTTGCGTAAGGCGCATCAGTTGCGTGTTCGTTTGCCTCTGGCTGCGATGGATGTTGTGGTCGATGGCGCCGATGCGTTGAAGGGCACGTTTGCCGACATCATCGCGGATGAGCTGAACCTCAAGGAGGTTCGCTTGGCTGATGCTGCCGAGGTCGATGATGCATCGTACGGAATCATGCGCACGCTGGTAGTGAATGCTCGCGCTGCTGGCCCGCGTTTGGGTAAGCAGGTCCAGCAGGCGATCAAGGCGTCGAAGACCGGTGACTGGTCTGTTGCCGAGGACGGCACCGTGACCGTTGGCGGTCTTGCGCTGGAAGAGGGCGAGTACACGCTCTCGACGGTTGTCGATGAGTGTTCGGCCGGCGCTCGCGCGGCAGCGGTTCTGCCGTCGGGTGGCTTCGTGGTCTTGGATACTGAGGTGACCCCTGAGCTTGAAGCCGAGGGCGTTGCCCGTGACGTGATCCGCGTGATCCAGGCCGCCCGTCGTGATTCTGGCCTGAGCGTGGGCCAACGTGCCAAGGTTGTGGTCCGAGCTGAGCAGTCGGTCGTCGATGCGGTTGAGGCTCACCGTGAGCTTGTTGCGGGGGAGACCCTCGCGGTTGAGCTCGTGACTGAGGCGGCCGCGGATGCTGACGCGCCGAGCGCCACGGTTGAAGCGGCTGATGCTGCCGGGCAGGAAGGCTGA
- a CDS encoding SDR family oxidoreductase → MASAISASNTPASTAASARCAVVTGASAGIGRATVVALREAGWNVVGVARRAEKLDALATETGCSVVAGDITVDADVERIVAAAVDAGAETLINIAGGARGQESVADADLENWQWMYNNNVIGTLKVTKALLPHLRAVDGGGTVLNLTSTAGIVSYEGGAGYNAAKSAERALTQVLRLEEAENNVRVIEVLPGMVATEEFSLRRFGGDQERADAVYEGVEKPLTAEDVASVVAFAVNAPHHVNIDEVVIRPVAQAAQHKVIRGTLGQK, encoded by the coding sequence ATGGCTTCTGCGATTTCTGCTTCTAACACTCCTGCATCTACCGCGGCGTCCGCTCGTTGTGCAGTTGTGACTGGTGCTTCGGCTGGTATTGGTCGTGCGACGGTGGTTGCGTTGCGCGAAGCCGGCTGGAATGTTGTGGGTGTTGCGCGTCGTGCCGAGAAGCTGGATGCGCTGGCTACTGAGACCGGTTGCTCAGTGGTCGCAGGCGACATCACGGTGGATGCGGATGTTGAGCGGATCGTGGCCGCGGCGGTCGATGCGGGCGCGGAGACCCTGATCAACATTGCCGGTGGTGCTCGGGGCCAGGAATCGGTGGCTGATGCTGATCTTGAGAACTGGCAGTGGATGTACAACAACAACGTGATCGGTACCCTCAAGGTCACGAAGGCGCTGCTTCCGCATCTGCGCGCTGTGGATGGTGGCGGTACGGTTCTGAACCTCACCTCGACCGCGGGCATCGTCTCGTATGAAGGCGGGGCTGGCTACAACGCGGCGAAGTCCGCTGAGCGTGCCTTGACACAGGTTTTGCGTCTTGAAGAGGCAGAGAACAATGTGCGCGTGATCGAGGTCTTGCCGGGCATGGTGGCCACTGAGGAGTTCTCGCTTCGCCGCTTCGGCGGGGACCAGGAACGGGCCGATGCGGTGTATGAGGGCGTCGAGAAGCCGTTGACTGCTGAGGACGTCGCCTCAGTTGTCGCTTTTGCGGTTAACGCCCCTCACCACGTGAACATCGATGAGGTCGTCATCCGGCCTGTTGCGCAGGCTGCGCAGCATAAAGTGATTCGCGGCACACTCGGCCAGAAGTAG
- the ndk gene encoding nucleoside-diphosphate kinase: MESTLVLVKPDGVERGLMGQIMARIEAKGYVITKVKLETPSRELLENHYEEHEGKPFYEPLLEFMSSGPVLALKVEGNRVIEGFRSLAGATDPTVAAPGTIRGDLGRDWGANVQKNLVHGSDSTLSAERELGLWFD, from the coding sequence ATGGAATCCACTCTTGTATTGGTGAAGCCAGATGGTGTTGAACGCGGTTTGATGGGCCAGATAATGGCCCGCATCGAAGCCAAGGGCTACGTCATCACTAAGGTCAAGCTTGAAACCCCGTCCCGTGAACTGCTCGAAAACCATTACGAGGAGCACGAGGGTAAACCGTTCTATGAGCCTCTGCTCGAGTTCATGTCTTCGGGGCCGGTGCTTGCGTTGAAGGTTGAAGGCAACCGTGTCATCGAAGGTTTCCGTTCGCTGGCCGGAGCAACCGACCCAACGGTCGCCGCCCCTGGCACGATCCGAGGCGATCTTGGCCGAGACTGGGGTGCGAATGTTCAGAAGAACCTCGTGCACGGTTCCGACTCGACTCTTTCCGCTGAGCGTGAGCTCGGCCTGTGGTTCGACTAA
- a CDS encoding bifunctional folylpolyglutamate synthase/dihydrofolate synthase: MKDPEGVARVYAQLLARAPENKVEPRMNAMQRAMDVLGDPQKAAPVIHITGTNGKTSTARMIESLLLAHDIRTGRFTSPHLVSVTERIVIDGKPVADTTLVRIWDEIQPYLEIVDAELREQGENPITFFEAVTILAFAVFADEPVEVVVLEVGLGGAWDATNVADGQVAVITPIDLDHTDLLGDTLEDIASEKAGIIKQDAIVVSSVQQPEAAQVLLDAAKEAGAQWRFEGVEFGTTERQLAVGGQMLTIQGLADRYPDVAVPLHGEHQAQNASVALAAVEAFLGGGDKPLNIDVVRAGFEAAESPGRLETVRTSPTFILDAAHNPAGVSVTAKALKEAFGFSRLVLVLGVLQEKDALGMLIRWREELGDLVHDVAITQSDSPRSIPAGDLAAMAVDAGFDEEDLFITESVPDALDWAAAKTDEAEDMGGGVLVTGSITLIGQARALLNPKKEV, translated from the coding sequence CTGAAAGATCCGGAGGGAGTGGCTCGGGTGTATGCGCAATTGCTTGCGCGTGCGCCTGAGAACAAGGTTGAGCCGCGCATGAACGCGATGCAACGGGCCATGGATGTTCTGGGTGATCCGCAGAAAGCGGCGCCAGTCATCCACATCACCGGAACCAACGGTAAAACCTCGACTGCTCGCATGATCGAGTCGCTTCTGTTGGCTCACGACATCCGTACGGGCCGCTTCACGAGCCCCCACTTGGTGAGCGTCACGGAGCGGATCGTGATCGACGGCAAGCCTGTTGCGGACACGACGCTGGTGCGGATCTGGGATGAAATCCAGCCGTACCTTGAGATCGTGGACGCCGAGTTGCGTGAGCAGGGCGAGAACCCGATCACGTTTTTCGAGGCCGTCACGATCCTCGCGTTCGCTGTCTTCGCTGATGAACCGGTTGAGGTCGTGGTTCTTGAAGTCGGACTGGGCGGAGCCTGGGATGCGACGAACGTCGCTGACGGACAGGTTGCTGTCATCACTCCGATCGATCTGGATCACACAGATCTTCTCGGCGATACCCTCGAGGACATCGCCTCGGAGAAGGCGGGGATCATCAAGCAGGACGCGATCGTGGTGTCTTCGGTCCAGCAACCGGAAGCTGCTCAGGTTCTGCTCGATGCGGCAAAGGAGGCGGGCGCCCAGTGGCGTTTTGAGGGCGTTGAGTTCGGTACGACCGAGCGTCAGCTTGCTGTCGGCGGTCAGATGCTCACGATTCAGGGTCTGGCCGACCGGTATCCTGACGTTGCTGTTCCACTGCACGGCGAACACCAGGCGCAGAACGCTTCCGTGGCTTTGGCCGCGGTCGAAGCGTTCCTGGGCGGGGGAGATAAGCCGCTCAACATCGATGTTGTGCGCGCTGGCTTCGAAGCTGCCGAAAGCCCCGGCCGTCTTGAGACTGTACGCACATCGCCGACGTTCATTCTGGATGCCGCTCACAACCCTGCGGGCGTGAGTGTCACGGCTAAAGCGCTCAAGGAAGCTTTCGGTTTCTCTCGCCTCGTGTTGGTCCTCGGTGTCCTTCAGGAGAAGGACGCACTCGGCATGCTGATTCGGTGGCGTGAAGAACTCGGGGACTTGGTCCACGACGTAGCTATCACTCAGTCTGATTCGCCGCGTTCCATCCCTGCCGGAGACCTGGCTGCTATGGCCGTGGATGCCGGGTTCGATGAAGAAGATCTCTTCATCACCGAGTCGGTTCCGGACGCCTTGGATTGGGCTGCCGCGAAGACCGATGAGGCCGAGGACATGGGCGGCGGTGTTTTGGTCACAGGATCGATCACCCTGATTGGCCAGGCGCGCGCCTTGTTGAACCCGAAGAAGGAGGTCTGA